In one Silene latifolia isolate original U9 population chromosome 10, ASM4854445v1, whole genome shotgun sequence genomic region, the following are encoded:
- the LOC141605275 gene encoding protein transport protein SEC23 C yields MAEFVTLEQQDGVRMPWNVIPGTKQEASNSVIPVSVFYTPLTSLTSNPNSPPLLPYTPLRCRSCRSILNPFSVVDFAAKIWVCAFCFNRNHFPTHYASISDDNLPAELFPQYTTVEYEYLVENPNPKNPNGNPNSSVCLFVVDTCMIEEEIGYLKLALAQALELLPEESMVGLITFGSLVNVHELGFGGGLPKSFVFKGGKEISKEQVIEQLGFFGKKPVTGVVAGVRDGLSAESISRFLLPVSECEFALNSLLEELQKDPWGVAADERATRCTGTALSIAAHLLGACVPGQGARIMSFVGGPSTEGPGAIVSKNLSEPIRSHKDLDKDAVPHYHKAVKFYEGLSKQLVHQGHVLDLFACALDQVGVAELKVAVEKTGGLVVLAESFGHSVFKDSLKRVFQTGEYDLGPASNGIFEVNCSRDLKVQGIIGPCASLEKKSLFCSETVIGQGSTSAWKMCGLDKATTLCLFFDIAKKDNPDAIGEATSNLFYLQFLTYYQHHSGRMRLRATTLSRRWVAGPGSTQELVAGFDQEAAAVTMARLVSFKMENEAEFDPIRWLDRCLIRLCSRFGEYQKDNSDTFSLSPRLSIFPQFIFHLRRSQFVQVFNNSPDETAYFRMILNRENVSNSVVMIQPSLISYSFHSAAEPALLDVASVSPDKILLLDAYFTVVIFHGATVAQWRKEGYHTMPEHKTFAELLQAPKDDVDGLIKERFPVPRLVICDQYGSQARFLLAKLNPSATYNSNAPTGGDVIFTDDVSFEVFLNHLQRLAVQ; encoded by the exons ATGGCGGAATTCGTTACATTAGAACAACAAGACGGAGTAAGAATGCCATGGAATGTAATCCCAGGTACAAAACAAGAAGCAAGTAACAGTGTAATCCCAGTTTCAGTCTTCTACACACCATTAACATCCCTTACTTCAAACCCTAATTCTCCCCCTCTTCTTCCTTACACTCCTTTACGCTGTAGATCTTGTCGATCCATCTTAAACCCTTTTTCCGTCGTCGATTTCGCAGCTAAAATCTGGGTTTGTGCGTTTTGTTTCAATCGTAATCATTTTCCGACGCATTACGCTTCCATTTCCGACGATAATCTGCCGGCAGAGTTGTTTCCGCAGTATACGACGGTGGAGTATGAATATCTAGtggaaaaccctaaccctaaaaacCCTAATGGTAACCCTAATTCCAGTGTGTGTTTGTTTGTGGTGGATACGTGTATGATTGAGGAGGAAATTGGGTATTTGAAATTGGCGTTGGCGCAGGCGTTGGAATTGTTGCCTGAGGAGAGTATGGTGGGGTTGATCACGTTTGGGAGTTTGGTTAATGTTCATGAATTGGGTTTCGGAGGCGGGCTTCCGAAGAGTTTTGTGTTTAAGGGAGGTAAGGAGATTAGTAAGGAGCAGGTTATTGAGCAGTTGGGGTTTTTCGGGAAGAAGCCGGTAACCGGTGTTGTTGCTGGTGTTAGGGATGGGTTGTCTGCTGAGAGTATCTCTCGGTTCTTGTTGCCTGTGTCTGAGTGCGAATTTGCGCTCAATTCG TTGCTTGAGGAACTTCAGAAAGATCCCTGGGGGGTGGCAGCCGATGAGAGGGCAACTAGGTGTACAGGGACGGCACTCAGCATTGCTGCCCACTTGTTGGGAGCTTGTGTTCCCGGACAAGGGGCTAGGATTATGTCTTTTGTTGGTGGTCCCTCAACTGAAGGACCCGGTGCT ATCGTCTCAAAGAACCTATCTGAGCCAATTCGTTCTCATAAGGACTTGGATAAGGATGCTGTTCCTCATTATCACAAAGCAGTAAAATTTTATGAAGGACTTTCGAAGCAACTTGTGCACCAAGGACACGTTCTTGACCTATTTGCGTGTGCCCTTGATCAG GTTGGGGTAGCTGAACTTAAAGTAGCTGTTGAAAAAACTGGTGGGCTTGTTGTTCTTGCTGAAAGTTTTGGCCATTCAGTATTCAAGGATTCTCTTAAGCGTGTTTTCCAGACTGGGGAATATGACCTTGGGCCAGCTTCCAA TGGTATTTTTGAGGTTAACTGCTCAAGGGATTTAAAAGTTCAGGGAATCATAGGTCCTTGTGCCTCACttgaaaag AAAAGTCTTTTTTGTTCAGAAACTGTTATTGGTCAGGGTAGTACAAGTGCATGGAAGATGTGTGGCCTTGACAAAGCTACAACGTTATGTTTATTTTTTGACATTGCAAAGAAGGACAATCCTGATGCTATTGGTGAAGCCACTAGCAACCTGTTTTACCTTCAGTTTTTGACTTA CTATCAGCACCATAGTGGTCGTATGAGATTACGGGCTACCACTCTTTCTCGAAGGTGGGTTGCTGGTCCTGGAAGCACACAG GAGTTAGTTGCTGGGTTTGATCAAGAAGCAGCAGCTGTTACCATGGCACGCCTAGTTTCATTTAAAATGGAGAACGAG GCGGAGTTCGACCCAATCCGATGGCTTGACAGATGCTTGATACGCCTTTGTTCAAGATTCGGAGAATACCAAAAGGATAATTCCGATACTTTCAGTTTATCTCCACGGCTTTCAATATTTCCTCAATTTATATTTCACTTGAGACGTTCTCAATTTGTTCAG GTGTTCAACAATAGTCCTGATGAGACTGCATACTTTAGGATGATTCTTAACCGGGAGAATGTTTCCAACTCAGTAGTGATGATTCAGCCTTCGTTAATTTCATACTCTTTTCATTCAGCAGCTGAACCTGCCCTTCTTGATGTCGCCTCTGTTTCTCCTGACAAAATATTACTATTGGACGCTTATTTCACTGTTGTGATATTTCACGGTGCAACTGTTGCTCAGTGGCGAAAGGAGGGATACCATACTATGCCTGAACACAAG ACATTTGCTGAATTGTTGCAAGCTCCCAAAGATGATGTTGATGGTTTGATTAAAGAAAGATTTCCAGTACCACGGTTGGTCATCTGTGATCAGTATGGTTCCCAG GCTCGGTTTCTTCTGGCGAAGTTGAATCCTTCGGCAACATACAACTCCAATGCCCCTACTGGTGGGGATGTGATTTTCACGGACGATGTCAGCTTTGAGGTGTTCTTAAATCATCTGCAGAGGCTAGCCGTTCAATAG
- the LOC141605276 gene encoding transcription factor bHLH91-like — protein sequence MYENETEIAAACFDPNNNNNITSIEQNGFSQIIDHNNNFNNHTSQEMDSTSMELEYQNNTNIIHDTNTNNNICYPQYDENIIHTTTSDLLNLLHLPRCSFAPSSSTAFLPPPTPSMSFVKPSSPPPVNLSFIGDMIVQDNNNNASGSSSLPNISYDPIAAATLPYDPLFHLNLPPQPSPLFRDLMFQSLPHPHGSSIIPTRGNHNNGTLFGHMDDNGDGNNVMNMNMNGLGGLYQENGVGEQMMNTNNGMFEFTRGGGSLDEGKLGKGPKNFVTERQRRQNFNDKYATLRSLIPTPTKADRASTVLDAINYINELKMTVRDLKLLVEKKRMSKERIKRLKTEDDDNDNNNNNNNNPSDNAGELNGGNGVEGSAGLVKHDPDDGFVGSSATQLRSSWLQRKCKDTEVDVRIVDDEVTIKLVQRKKINCLLSVSRTLDDLQLDLRHVAGGHVGDYYSYLFNSKICEGSSVYASAIANKLIEVVERQYAAASVAAAPSTSF from the exons ATGTATGAAAATGAGACAGAAATTGCAGCTGCCTGCTTTgaccccaacaacaacaacaatattacctCCATTGAACAAAATGGGTTTTCTCAAATTATTGACCATAATAATAATTTCAACAATCACACTTCCCAAGAAATGGATTCAACTTCTATGGAACTTGAATACCAAAACAACACCAACATTATTCAtgatactaatactaataataatatttgttacCCACAATATGATGAAAATATTATTCATACTACAACTTCAGACCTTCTTAATCTTCTCCACTTACCAAGATGTTCGTTTGCACCGTCTTCATCCACCGCATTCCTACCACCACCAACCCCATCAATGTCGTTTGTTAAACCGTCTTCGCCACCACCCGTTAATCTATCCTTCATTGGTGACATGATAGTGCAAGACAATAATAACAACGCATCCGGTTCATCCTCATTACCCAATATCTCCTACGACCCAATTGCGGCCGCAACATTACCTTATGACCCACTTTTCCATCTCAACTTACCACCTCAACCTTCCCCTCTATTCAGAGACCTAATGTTTCAGTCACTACCACACCCACACGGTAGTAGTATAATTCCGACACGAGGAAATCATAATAATGGGACGTTATTTGGACATATGGACGATAATGGAGACGGAAATAATgttatgaatatgaatatgaatggTTTGGGaggattgtaccaagaaaatGGAGTAGGAGAACAAATGATGAATACAAATAATGGGATGTTTGAATTTACAAGAGGTGGAGGATCTTTAGATGAAGGGAAATTGGGTAAAGGTCCTAAGAATTTTGTGACGGAAAGACAAAGAAGGCAGAATTTTAATGACAAGTATGCTACTCTTAGAAgcctcattcctactcctaccAAG GCAGATAGAGCATCAACAGTACTGGATGCAATCAATTACATAAATGAGCTAAAGATGACAGTTAGGGATCTCAAGCTACTTGTTGAAAAAAAGAGGATGTCCAAAGAGAGGATTAAAAGGCTCAAGACTGAAGACGATGACaacgacaacaataacaacaacaacaacaacccgtCTGATAATGCTGGCGAACTAAATGGCGGAAATGGTGTGGAGGGATCTGCAGGTTTGGTAAAACATGACCCAGATGATGGGTTTGTTGGGTCGTCTGCAACTCAACTCCGAAGCTCATGGCTGCAGAGGAAATGCAAGGACACTGAGGTGGATGTGAGGATTGTGGATGATGAGGTGACCATTAAGTTAGTACAACGAAAGAAGATTAATTGTTTGCTGTCAGTGTCGAGAACACTTGATGATCTTCAGTTGGATTTACGCCATGTTGCTGGTGGCCATGTCGGAGATTATTACAGTTATCTTTTCAATTCCAAG ATATGTGAAGGGTCATCGGTGTATGCAAGCGCAATTGCGAACAAGCTGATAGAAGTTGTGGAAAGACAGTATGCTGCTGCTTCTGTTGCTGCTGCACCCAGTACTAGTTTTTAG